One Mycobacterium sp. SMC-4 DNA window includes the following coding sequences:
- a CDS encoding MCE family protein, with the protein MRSFTERSPLVIGAVGVLIVSAVVVGALQYQKLPLVNQVRSYSAQFADAGGLLTGATVEVSGYPAGKVSSIELDGEVVLVGFRIDKNIRVGEATEAAIKTKSLLGTKMLAVLPQGQGELDGPIPMERTTSPYQLPEALGDLADTISGLDTDQLSDSLSTLSETFTDTPDELRDAVHGVARFAQSLNDRDAQLRTLLDNAAKVTGVLAHRSDQVARLVAATNALLAQLRTQADAVSQIWINISSAAAQLKGFIAENQHQLRPALEKLNGVMAILDNRKDRLQEAVKLLNKYAMSLGESLSSGPFFKAYVVNLLPGQFVQPFVDAAFSDLGLDPNVLLPSQLTDPPTGQPGTPGLPVPFPRTGQGGEPHLTLPDAITGNPGDPRYPYREPLPAPPPGGPPPGTPALSGTAPSESGQP; encoded by the coding sequence ATGAGGTCCTTCACGGAACGCAGCCCGCTGGTGATTGGGGCCGTCGGTGTGCTGATCGTCTCCGCCGTTGTCGTCGGCGCACTGCAGTACCAGAAACTTCCGCTGGTCAATCAGGTCAGGAGCTATTCGGCGCAGTTCGCCGACGCCGGTGGTCTGTTGACCGGGGCCACCGTGGAGGTCTCCGGTTATCCGGCGGGCAAGGTGTCGTCGATCGAACTCGATGGGGAAGTGGTGCTGGTGGGCTTCCGCATCGACAAGAACATCCGGGTGGGCGAGGCGACCGAGGCCGCGATCAAGACGAAGAGCTTGCTGGGCACCAAGATGCTTGCCGTCCTTCCGCAGGGCCAAGGCGAGCTCGACGGGCCCATTCCGATGGAGCGGACCACGTCGCCCTACCAACTGCCCGAGGCGCTCGGCGACCTCGCCGACACCATCAGCGGGCTCGACACAGATCAACTTTCGGATTCGTTGTCGACGCTGTCGGAGACCTTCACCGACACCCCCGACGAGCTGCGAGACGCGGTGCACGGTGTCGCCCGATTCGCCCAGTCGCTCAACGACCGGGACGCGCAGTTGCGTACGCTGCTCGACAACGCGGCAAAGGTAACGGGGGTTCTGGCCCACCGCAGTGACCAGGTTGCCCGGCTGGTCGCTGCCACCAACGCGCTGTTGGCGCAGCTACGCACCCAGGCCGACGCGGTGAGTCAGATCTGGATCAATATCTCCTCGGCCGCAGCACAATTGAAGGGGTTCATCGCCGAGAACCAGCACCAACTGCGACCCGCACTGGAGAAACTCAACGGCGTCATGGCGATCCTGGACAACCGCAAGGATCGGCTGCAGGAAGCGGTCAAACTGCTCAACAAATACGCCATGTCGCTCGGCGAATCCTTGTCATCCGGGCCGTTCTTCAAGGCCTATGTGGTCAACCTGCTTCCGGGACAGTTCGTACAGCCGTTCGTCGATGCCGCGTTCTCAGACCTCGGCCTCGACCCCAACGTGTTGCTTCCGTCGCAGCTGACAGATCCACCGACAGGCCAGCCGGGCACGCCGGGGTTGCCGGTGCCCTTCCCGCGCACCGGGCAGGGCGGGGAGCCGCATCTGACCCTGCCCGATGCGATCACCGGCAACCCGGGTGATCCGCGCTATCCGTACCGCGAACCGCTGCCGGCTCCGCCGCCGGGCGGTCCTCCGCCGGGTACACCCGCATTGTCCGGTACCGCGCCTTCGGAATCGGGGCAGCCATGA
- a CDS encoding MCE family protein: MTGPRWLRPALATMLALTLIAGVVLVARHSDRIGKTWLTAYFENSNGLFAGDDVRILGVPVGRVEHVEPQPTRAKITFWVHHHHPIPADAKAVILSPQLVTGRAIQLTPVYAGGATMASGAVIPQERTAVPVEWDDIRIQLQRLTRMLQPTRPGGTSSLGAVINTAADNLRGQGADIRETVIRLSNALATLGEHSSDIFSTFTNLSILVSALHDSADLLEQLNGNMAAVTSLIADDPQKVARTVEDVGAVIGDVQDFADDNREVIGTAGDKLASISDVLVASLDDIEQTLHIAPGTLANFSNIFEPANGALTGALAVNNFANPISFLCGAIQAASRRGAEQSAKLCVQYLAPIVKNRQYNFPPIGENLLVGTQARPNEVTYSEDRMRPDFVPPADLSPPAIATDPAAGLSGMMLPASGGGS; this comes from the coding sequence ATGACCGGGCCGCGCTGGCTACGTCCGGCGCTGGCGACCATGCTGGCCCTGACACTCATCGCCGGGGTGGTGTTGGTGGCACGACACTCTGACAGGATCGGGAAAACTTGGCTGACAGCGTATTTCGAGAACAGCAATGGGTTGTTCGCCGGTGACGACGTGCGCATCCTCGGCGTGCCGGTGGGACGCGTGGAACACGTCGAGCCACAACCAACCCGCGCCAAGATCACCTTCTGGGTACACCACCACCATCCGATACCGGCCGACGCCAAGGCGGTGATCCTCTCGCCACAACTGGTGACCGGTCGGGCGATACAGCTGACGCCGGTATATGCCGGCGGGGCAACCATGGCGAGCGGCGCGGTGATTCCGCAAGAGCGCACCGCCGTCCCCGTGGAGTGGGACGACATCCGGATCCAACTGCAGCGCTTGACCAGAATGCTTCAACCGACCAGGCCAGGCGGTACCAGCAGCCTGGGCGCGGTGATCAACACCGCGGCCGACAACCTGCGCGGACAGGGTGCCGACATCCGCGAGACGGTCATCAGGCTCTCCAATGCGCTGGCGACGTTGGGGGAGCACAGCTCCGACATCTTCTCGACGTTCACCAACCTGTCGATACTGGTTTCTGCGCTGCACGACAGCGCCGACCTGCTCGAGCAGCTCAACGGCAACATGGCGGCGGTGACATCGCTGATTGCCGACGACCCCCAGAAGGTCGCGCGCACGGTCGAGGATGTCGGTGCGGTCATCGGTGATGTGCAAGACTTCGCCGACGACAATCGAGAAGTCATCGGCACCGCCGGCGACAAGCTGGCATCGATAAGCGACGTGTTGGTCGCGAGTCTCGACGACATCGAGCAGACACTGCACATCGCCCCGGGCACATTGGCAAACTTCTCCAACATCTTCGAGCCGGCCAACGGCGCGCTGACCGGCGCGCTGGCTGTCAACAACTTCGCGAACCCGATCAGCTTTCTCTGTGGCGCAATTCAGGCGGCCTCTCGGCGCGGCGCCGAGCAGTCGGCGAAGCTGTGTGTGCAATACCTGGCCCCGATCGTCAAGAATCGGCAGTACAACTTTCCGCCGATCGGTGAGAACCTGTTGGTGGGAACGCAGGCCAGGCCCAACGAGGTCACCTACAGCGAGGACCGGATGCGGCCCGATTTTGTGCCGCCTGCCGACCTGTCGCCGCCGGCGATCGCAACGGATCCCGCAGCCGGCCTGTCGGGAATGATGCTGCCCGCCAGCGGAGGTGGCTCATGA
- a CDS encoding virulence factor Mce family protein, translated as MTHVRWRRIVAVWLTIAIAVSVGGCGRWQGLNSLPMPGTAGRGPGSFVIQAQLPDVNNIQPNSRVRVDDVDVGTVTKIERQGWHALLTMRLDADVQLPENATATIGLTSLLGSLHIELAPPTDAAPKGRIGEGSLIPLSHGDAFPSTEQTLAALSVVLNGGGLGQVQDITTALATAFRGREQDLRSMIGQLETFTRNLNDQTGDVIAATESLNNLVGQFAAQRPVLDHALQTIPDALAVINGRRDNLVEAADQFGDFSALTVDSINKTKDNLVKELDDIGPVLESLANAGPSITRALSYILTFPFPNETIEKWQRGDYANLTAIADLTFSRIDAGMFTGTRWEGDLTELELQWGRTIGQFPSPYTRANPLTVPYRWDQGP; from the coding sequence ATGACGCACGTGCGGTGGCGGCGAATCGTGGCAGTTTGGTTGACGATCGCCATTGCGGTCTCGGTGGGCGGTTGTGGGAGGTGGCAGGGACTGAACTCGTTGCCGATGCCGGGCACGGCGGGTCGTGGCCCCGGATCATTCGTGATCCAGGCGCAGCTGCCCGACGTCAACAACATTCAGCCGAACTCGCGGGTCCGCGTGGACGATGTCGACGTCGGCACGGTAACCAAGATCGAGCGCCAAGGCTGGCACGCGTTGCTGACGATGCGACTCGACGCCGATGTCCAGCTACCGGAAAATGCCACCGCCACAATAGGTCTGACCAGCCTGTTGGGGTCATTGCACATTGAGTTGGCGCCGCCGACCGATGCCGCCCCGAAGGGCAGGATCGGCGAGGGTTCGCTCATTCCTCTGTCGCATGGTGACGCATTCCCCAGCACCGAGCAGACATTGGCGGCGCTGTCGGTGGTGCTCAACGGGGGCGGGCTGGGCCAGGTGCAGGACATCACCACCGCGCTCGCCACGGCATTTCGTGGCCGCGAACAGGACCTGCGCAGCATGATCGGTCAGCTGGAGACCTTCACCCGTAACCTCAACGACCAGACCGGCGACGTCATCGCCGCCACCGAAAGCCTCAACAACCTGGTCGGGCAATTCGCGGCACAACGGCCGGTGCTTGACCACGCCCTGCAGACCATCCCTGACGCGCTGGCCGTCATCAATGGGCGGCGCGACAACCTCGTCGAAGCCGCGGACCAGTTCGGCGATTTCAGTGCATTGACGGTAGATTCGATCAACAAGACCAAGGACAACCTGGTCAAGGAACTCGACGATATCGGCCCGGTGCTGGAGTCGCTGGCCAACGCCGGGCCAAGCATTACTCGGGCGCTGTCGTACATCCTGACCTTCCCGTTCCCCAACGAGACGATCGAGAAGTGGCAGCGCGGTGACTATGCCAACCTCACTGCGATCGCCGACCTTACCTTCAGCCGGATCGATGCGGGCATGTTCACCGGGACCCGGTGGGAAGGTGATTTGACCGAGCTGGAGCTGCAGTGGGGTCGCACGATCGGACAGTTTCCCAGTCCCTACACCCGCGCCAACCCGTTGACCGTGCCATACCGATGGGATCAGGGGCCGTAG
- a CDS encoding MCE family protein, with protein sequence MRLDRRMQIQLVVFTLIALVAMGSMGLHFMKLPAKLFGVGRYTVIMELPQTGGLYSGGNVTYRGTEVGRVEDVRLTRAGVEAVLSLKSGIDIPSDLRAEVHSQSAIGEQYVALMPHSGDAPPLRDGDVIALTDTSVPPDINTLLAEANAGLRAIPRDNLKTVIDESYLAVGGLGPELSRIVDGSTDLAIEARKHLDPLIRLIDQAQPVLDSQTNTSEAIAAWASQVASVTTQLQTHDRSVARVLDGGAAATDAVRALIDRVSPTLPILLANLVSVGQVAVTYHDNIEQLLVLFPQVVSAAQAGLVANHDTRQDYKGQYLSFNLNINLPPPCTTGFLPPQQQRSAILEDAPDRPEGDLYCRVPQESQFNVRGARNTPCASVPGKRAPTVAMCKSDEQYVPLNDGLNWKGDPNATLSGQPVPQLPPQPASPAPPALPAAAYDPATGSYTGPDGRRSTQSDLAVGATGDRSWQDMLLPP encoded by the coding sequence GTGCGACTGGACAGGCGAATGCAGATCCAACTGGTGGTCTTCACCCTGATCGCATTGGTGGCAATGGGATCGATGGGCCTGCACTTCATGAAGCTCCCAGCCAAGTTGTTCGGGGTCGGTCGCTACACCGTCATCATGGAGTTGCCACAGACCGGCGGCCTGTACAGCGGCGGTAACGTGACCTACCGCGGCACTGAGGTTGGCCGGGTCGAGGACGTGCGGTTGACACGGGCCGGCGTCGAGGCGGTGTTGTCGCTGAAAAGCGGTATCGACATCCCCTCCGATCTGCGTGCCGAAGTACACAGCCAATCGGCGATCGGCGAGCAGTACGTAGCTCTGATGCCACACTCCGGGGATGCCCCACCACTGCGCGACGGTGACGTCATCGCGCTCACCGACACGTCGGTGCCACCGGACATCAACACACTTCTGGCCGAAGCCAACGCCGGACTGCGGGCCATTCCGCGCGACAACCTCAAGACCGTCATCGACGAGTCCTATCTCGCGGTCGGCGGGCTCGGTCCCGAGCTATCCCGGATCGTCGATGGATCAACAGATCTCGCGATCGAGGCGCGCAAACATCTCGATCCGTTGATCAGATTGATCGATCAGGCACAGCCCGTGCTGGATTCGCAGACCAACACCTCGGAGGCTATCGCTGCGTGGGCGTCCCAGGTCGCCTCGGTGACCACACAGCTTCAGACACACGATCGATCCGTCGCCCGCGTACTGGACGGCGGCGCCGCGGCCACCGACGCGGTGCGTGCGCTCATCGACCGGGTCAGCCCGACGCTGCCGATCCTGCTGGCCAACCTGGTCAGCGTCGGACAGGTGGCGGTCACCTATCACGACAACATCGAACAGCTCTTGGTGCTGTTTCCGCAGGTGGTGTCTGCGGCGCAGGCGGGACTGGTGGCCAACCACGACACCAGACAGGACTACAAGGGCCAGTATCTGAGTTTCAACCTGAACATCAATCTGCCGCCGCCGTGCACCACCGGGTTCCTGCCTCCACAGCAGCAGCGTTCGGCGATCCTCGAGGATGCTCCTGACCGCCCTGAAGGCGACCTGTATTGCCGTGTGCCCCAGGAATCGCAGTTCAATGTGCGGGGTGCCCGCAACACACCGTGTGCGAGTGTGCCGGGCAAGCGTGCACCGACGGTCGCGATGTGTAAGAGCGACGAACAGTACGTGCCGCTCAACGACGGCCTGAACTGGAAGGGCGACCCGAATGCCACCTTGTCAGGGCAGCCTGTCCCGCAGTTGCCGCCTCAGCCCGCATCCCCCGCGCCGCCGGCGCTGCCGGCCGCCGCTTACGATCCGGCGACCGGGAGTTACACCGGTCCCGACGGTCGGCGCTCGACTCAATCGGACCTGGCGGTAGGCGCAACGGGAGACAGGTCGTGGCAGGACATGCTGCTGCCGCCCTGA
- a CDS encoding dTDP-4-dehydrorhamnose 3,5-epimerase family protein, with protein MTARALSVPGAWELTPVVHSDARGCFHEWFTEAEFTELTGHRLQLRQANCSVSHAGVLRGVHFAQLPPGQAKYVTCARGAVLDVVVDIRVGSPSFGQWDAVRLDDRAHRSVYLSEGLGHAFLALEDHSTVTYLCSAPYDPAREHTVNALDPVLAIDWPYDGELILSERDRAAPTLAEAQAVGLLPRWDEATAFVEGLRER; from the coding sequence ATGACAGCCCGCGCGCTGTCGGTGCCCGGCGCCTGGGAACTGACACCGGTGGTGCACTCCGATGCCCGCGGCTGCTTTCATGAGTGGTTCACCGAGGCGGAGTTCACCGAGCTGACCGGGCATCGGCTGCAGTTGCGGCAGGCAAACTGCTCGGTGTCGCACGCCGGGGTGCTGCGCGGCGTGCATTTCGCCCAACTACCGCCCGGCCAGGCGAAGTACGTAACCTGCGCCCGGGGTGCTGTCCTGGACGTCGTGGTCGACATCCGGGTCGGGTCTCCCAGTTTCGGTCAGTGGGATGCGGTCCGACTCGATGATCGCGCCCATCGTTCGGTGTATCTCAGCGAGGGTCTCGGCCACGCGTTCCTTGCCCTGGAGGACCATTCGACGGTGACCTACCTGTGCTCGGCCCCATACGACCCGGCCCGCGAGCACACCGTCAATGCGTTGGACCCAGTGCTGGCGATCGACTGGCCTTACGACGGCGAGTTGATCCTGTCCGAGCGCGACCGGGCCGCCCCCACCCTCGCCGAGGCGCAAGCGGTCGGACTGCTGCCGCGCTGGGATGAGGCCACGGCATTCGTCGAAGGCCTGCGCGAGCGCTGA
- the rfbB gene encoding dTDP-glucose 4,6-dehydratase: protein MRLLVTGGAGFIGANFVHATVRERPDVEVTVLDSLTYAGTRESLTPVEDAIRLVQGDVTDDALVAQLVADADAVVHFAAETHVDNALADPEPFVRSNVVGTFTVLEAVRHASAEKGVRLHHISTDEVYGDLPLDEPTRFTDSTPYNPSSPYSATKAAADMLVRAWVRSYGVAATISNCSNNYGPYQHVEKFIPRQITNVLTGRRPKLYGTGANVRDWIHVEDHNSAVWRILLDGQVGRTYLIGADGEQDNLTVLRTILALMDRSPDDFDHVTDRAGHDLRYAIDPAPLREELGWKPEHTDFEAGLRETIDWYRANQSWWAPIKDAVESKYAERQR, encoded by the coding sequence ATGCGGTTGCTGGTAACCGGCGGCGCGGGATTCATCGGCGCGAACTTCGTCCACGCCACCGTGCGGGAACGCCCCGACGTCGAGGTGACGGTGCTCGATTCGCTCACCTACGCCGGCACCCGTGAGTCGCTGACCCCGGTCGAGGATGCCATCCGGCTGGTACAGGGCGACGTCACCGACGACGCGCTGGTTGCACAGCTGGTTGCCGACGCCGACGCGGTGGTGCACTTCGCCGCCGAGACCCACGTCGACAATGCACTCGCTGATCCCGAACCCTTCGTCCGGTCCAACGTGGTCGGCACGTTCACGGTGCTGGAAGCGGTGCGGCACGCGTCGGCCGAGAAAGGTGTTCGGCTGCATCACATCTCCACCGACGAGGTGTACGGGGATCTGCCGCTCGATGAGCCGACTCGGTTCACCGACTCCACGCCCTACAACCCGTCGAGCCCCTATTCGGCGACCAAGGCCGCTGCCGACATGCTGGTCCGTGCCTGGGTGCGCTCCTACGGCGTGGCCGCGACGATCTCGAACTGCTCGAACAACTATGGCCCCTACCAGCACGTGGAGAAGTTCATTCCACGCCAAATCACCAATGTGCTCACCGGTCGGCGCCCCAAGCTCTACGGCACCGGAGCCAACGTCCGGGACTGGATCCACGTCGAGGACCACAACAGCGCGGTGTGGCGCATCCTTCTCGACGGCCAGGTCGGCCGCACGTATCTCATCGGCGCCGACGGTGAACAGGACAACCTCACCGTGCTGCGCACCATCCTGGCACTGATGGACCGCTCCCCCGACGACTTCGACCACGTCACCGACCGAGCCGGCCACGACCTGCGCTACGCGATCGACCCCGCGCCGCTGCGTGAGGAACTCGGCTGGAAACCTGAGCACACCGATTTCGAGGCCGGCTTGCGGGAGACCATCGACTGGTACCGGGCCAACCAATCCTGGTGGGCACCAATCAAAGACGCGGTGGAATCGAAGTACGCCGAGCGGCAGCGATGA
- a CDS encoding LLM class F420-dependent oxidoreductase: MAMTEGVSLKPALGRFGVWTPSPVTPDQAAAIEKLGYGTVWVGASPAADLSFVEPILEATENLQVATGIVNIWTADAKEVAASYHRIEDSFAGRFVLGVGVGHPEHTAQYTKPYQALNDYLDALDAAKVPTSRRVIAALGPKVLHLAAQRAAGAHPYLTTPVHTGQARELVGPTVLLAPEHKVVLTNDSAKAREVGRAAVDFYLGLSNYVNNWKRLGFTEEDLEHPGTDRFIDAVVAYGTPEDIAARLTEHLQAGGDHVAIQVLGGPDELMSTLEELAGPLGTTG; the protein is encoded by the coding sequence ATGGCAATGACCGAGGGCGTATCGCTCAAACCGGCGCTGGGACGCTTCGGGGTGTGGACCCCCAGCCCGGTCACACCGGACCAGGCCGCGGCAATCGAGAAACTCGGGTACGGGACCGTGTGGGTCGGCGCGTCGCCGGCAGCCGACCTCTCCTTCGTCGAACCGATCCTCGAAGCCACCGAGAACCTCCAGGTAGCCACCGGGATCGTCAACATCTGGACCGCCGACGCAAAAGAGGTCGCCGCGTCCTACCACCGCATCGAGGACTCCTTCGCCGGCCGGTTCGTCCTCGGCGTCGGTGTCGGGCACCCCGAACACACCGCGCAGTACACCAAGCCGTACCAGGCACTCAACGACTACCTCGACGCGCTCGACGCGGCCAAGGTTCCGACCAGTCGGCGGGTGATCGCCGCGCTCGGCCCCAAGGTGCTGCACTTGGCAGCACAGCGCGCCGCGGGCGCCCACCCGTACCTGACCACCCCGGTGCACACCGGGCAGGCCCGCGAGCTGGTCGGCCCGACGGTACTGCTGGCCCCTGAACACAAAGTGGTGCTCACCAATGACAGTGCAAAGGCCCGGGAGGTGGGGCGCGCGGCGGTCGACTTCTATCTGGGTCTGTCGAACTACGTCAACAACTGGAAGCGGCTCGGCTTCACCGAGGAGGATCTCGAACACCCGGGTACCGACCGATTCATCGACGCGGTGGTGGCCTACGGCACCCCGGAGGACATCGCGGCGCGGCTCACCGAGCACCTGCAGGCCGGCGGCGACCATGTCGCTATCCAGGTTCTCGGCGGTCCCGACGAGCTGATGTCGACGCTGGAGGAGCTGGCCGGACCACTGGGCACCACCGGCTGA
- a CDS encoding ATP-binding protein — translation MGEKCLPEELRSLFLFEALTDEQLATLCANGHIQTFEPGPVHTEGDPATCFYVLIDGELVMSKRSGGVDIETNRTSQRGVYCGAWSAYIPGEEHVYQASVRVTRLSRFFVLDAEAFAEFMQKEFPMAVHLLEGHMVGGLRQRQILGQREKLLALGQLSAGLTHQLNNPAGATARAVADLREGVGKMRHKLAMLADGKFTPAALKVLVSIQDEVAEQVAKSKSQELSALETSDREDQIGDWLDTHGISAAWDYAPTFVEAGLDVDWLERVAASIDDVDCSATLPGAIGWLKYTIDNELLMNQIAEASKRISALLAGAKQYSQMDRAEYQSANVHELLYSTVKTIFGDKVGKDNAVALVWDKDPALPELQCYPGDLNQVWTNLIDNAIQAMDGHGTLTIRTRRQDNDGGVVVEIGDNGPGIPEDIIDRIFTPFFTTKPFGEGTGLGLDLAWRIVVEKHHGHLTVQSQPGDTRFIVSLPWQAPAPHTPTGGSTVKTARNG, via the coding sequence ATGGGTGAGAAGTGTCTGCCCGAGGAACTGCGTAGCCTGTTCCTGTTCGAAGCACTGACCGACGAGCAACTCGCGACGCTGTGCGCCAACGGCCACATTCAGACGTTCGAGCCCGGCCCCGTCCACACCGAAGGCGATCCGGCGACCTGCTTCTACGTGCTGATCGACGGTGAACTGGTGATGTCCAAGCGCTCCGGCGGCGTCGACATCGAGACCAACCGGACCTCGCAACGCGGGGTTTACTGCGGCGCCTGGTCGGCCTACATACCCGGCGAGGAGCACGTCTACCAGGCCTCAGTGCGCGTGACGCGCCTGTCGCGGTTCTTCGTGCTCGACGCCGAGGCCTTCGCGGAGTTCATGCAGAAGGAGTTCCCGATGGCTGTGCACCTGCTGGAGGGGCACATGGTCGGCGGGCTGCGCCAACGTCAGATCCTGGGTCAGCGGGAGAAGCTGCTGGCCCTCGGCCAGCTCTCGGCGGGCCTGACCCATCAGCTCAACAACCCCGCTGGTGCCACCGCGCGGGCGGTGGCCGACCTGCGTGAAGGCGTCGGCAAGATGCGGCACAAGCTGGCGATGCTCGCCGACGGCAAGTTCACCCCGGCCGCGCTGAAGGTTCTGGTCAGCATCCAGGACGAGGTCGCCGAACAGGTCGCGAAGTCGAAGTCGCAGGAGCTCTCGGCGCTGGAGACCTCCGACCGCGAGGACCAGATCGGTGACTGGCTCGATACCCACGGCATCTCCGCGGCTTGGGATTATGCCCCGACGTTCGTCGAGGCCGGGCTTGACGTCGACTGGCTGGAGCGGGTGGCCGCCTCGATCGACGATGTCGACTGCTCGGCGACGCTGCCTGGCGCGATCGGCTGGCTGAAGTACACCATCGACAACGAATTGCTGATGAACCAGATCGCCGAGGCGAGCAAGCGCATCTCGGCGTTGCTGGCCGGCGCCAAACAATATTCGCAGATGGACCGCGCCGAGTATCAGAGCGCGAATGTCCACGAACTGCTCTACAGCACCGTCAAGACGATCTTCGGAGACAAGGTCGGCAAGGACAACGCGGTCGCCCTGGTGTGGGACAAGGATCCGGCGCTACCGGAGCTGCAGTGCTACCCCGGTGATCTCAACCAGGTGTGGACCAACCTGATCGACAACGCAATCCAGGCGATGGACGGCCACGGCACACTGACCATCCGGACCCGCCGCCAGGACAACGACGGCGGCGTGGTCGTCGAGATCGGTGACAACGGCCCGGGCATCCCCGAGGACATCATCGACCGGATCTTCACCCCGTTCTTCACCACCAAACCGTTCGGCGAGGGCACCGGACTGGGCCTGGACCTTGCGTGGCGCATCGTCGTGGAGAAACACCACGGTCACCTGACGGTGCAGTCCCAGCCCGGCGACACCCGGTTCATCGTCTCGCTGCCCTGGCAGGCCCCGGCCCCGCACACCCCGACCGGCGGTTCGACGGTCAAGACGGCACGAAATGGGTAG
- a CDS encoding FAD-dependent oxidoreductase, protein MTGSQPQPRKPVILTVDDDPAVSRAVARDLRRHYGEKFRIVRAESGPDALETLNELKLRGETVAVFVADYRMPQMSGIEFLEAAMDIFPMARRVLLTAYADTHAAIDAINVVDLDHYLLKPWDPPQEKLYPVIDALIDAWRSTGDRAIPHTKIIGHPWNARSSEVREFLARNRLYYTWFRSDEPRGAQLLEAAGQDGMTLPVIITEQGETLVDPSDAELAATLGLSTAPSGDFYDLVVIGGGPAGLAAAVYGASEGLKTVLIERTATGGQAGQSSRIENYLGFPDGLSGAQLAERARRQAEKFAAELITAAEVVRLAVDGNARTVHLSDGRAIGARAVILAMGVEYRQLAAEGCADLTGAGVYYGATASVAADCDDDEVYVIGGANSAGQAAMYLARTAKSVTIVSRRTLEDSMSHYLIQQIRSQHNIREMPHTVVHAVKGDGHLEGICLENTQTGVREETTCGRMFIFIGAEPRTEWLDGVVVRDQHGFILAGPDLRDVSGWTLDRPPHHLESSVPGVFVAGDVRADSAKRVAAAVGEGSMAVMLVHRYLAET, encoded by the coding sequence ATGACTGGATCGCAGCCCCAGCCCCGCAAACCCGTGATCTTGACCGTGGACGACGACCCGGCGGTGTCGCGCGCCGTTGCCCGCGACCTGCGCAGGCATTACGGCGAGAAGTTCCGCATCGTGCGCGCAGAGTCGGGCCCCGATGCACTGGAGACGCTCAACGAGTTGAAGCTTCGGGGCGAGACCGTGGCGGTGTTCGTCGCCGACTACCGGATGCCGCAGATGAGCGGCATCGAGTTCCTCGAGGCGGCGATGGACATCTTCCCGATGGCCCGCCGGGTGCTGCTGACCGCCTACGCCGACACCCACGCCGCGATCGACGCGATCAATGTCGTCGACCTCGACCACTACCTGCTCAAGCCGTGGGATCCGCCGCAGGAGAAGCTGTATCCGGTGATCGATGCGCTGATCGACGCCTGGCGGTCCACCGGGGACCGGGCCATCCCGCACACCAAGATCATCGGACATCCGTGGAATGCCCGATCCTCGGAAGTGCGCGAATTCCTGGCCCGAAACCGGCTGTACTACACCTGGTTCCGTTCCGATGAGCCGCGAGGTGCGCAGCTGCTGGAGGCGGCCGGCCAGGACGGGATGACGTTGCCGGTGATCATCACCGAACAAGGTGAGACGCTCGTCGACCCCAGCGACGCCGAGTTGGCCGCCACGCTCGGGCTGAGCACCGCCCCGTCCGGGGATTTCTATGACCTCGTCGTGATCGGTGGTGGCCCGGCGGGACTGGCGGCCGCGGTCTACGGCGCCTCGGAAGGTCTCAAAACGGTGCTCATCGAGCGCACCGCAACCGGTGGTCAGGCCGGCCAGAGCTCGCGCATCGAGAACTACCTGGGCTTCCCCGACGGTCTGTCGGGGGCACAGCTGGCCGAGCGGGCCCGCCGGCAGGCCGAGAAGTTCGCCGCCGAGCTGATCACCGCGGCCGAAGTGGTCCGGCTCGCCGTGGACGGCAACGCGCGCACGGTGCACCTGTCCGACGGACGCGCCATCGGGGCGCGCGCGGTGATCCTGGCGATGGGCGTCGAGTACCGGCAGCTGGCCGCCGAAGGCTGCGCTGACCTGACCGGAGCCGGCGTGTACTACGGCGCGACAGCATCGGTGGCCGCCGACTGCGACGACGACGAGGTGTATGTCATCGGCGGCGCGAATTCGGCAGGGCAGGCCGCGATGTATCTGGCGCGGACCGCGAAATCGGTGACGATCGTCAGCCGGCGCACCCTGGAGGACTCCATGTCGCACTACCTGATCCAGCAGATCAGGAGCCAGCACAACATCCGGGAGATGCCGCACACCGTGGTGCACGCGGTCAAGGGCGACGGCCACCTTGAGGGCATCTGCCTGGAGAACACCCAGACCGGGGTACGCGAGGAAACCACCTGCGGTCGGATGTTCATCTTCATCGGCGCCGAGCCGCGCACCGAGTGGCTCGACGGCGTGGTGGTGCGCGATCAGCACGGCTTCATCCTGGCCGGACCGGACTTGCGCGATGTCAGCGGCTGGACGCTGGACCGCCCGCCACACCATCTGGAGTCCAGCGTGCCCGGGGTGTTCGTCGCCGGTGACGTCCGTGCGGATTCGGCCAAACGAGTCGCCGCAGCCGTCGGCGAGGGTTCGATGGCGGTCATGCTGGTGCACCGCTATCTGGCCGAGACGTAG